In the Takifugu flavidus isolate HTHZ2018 chromosome 11, ASM371156v2, whole genome shotgun sequence genome, one interval contains:
- the LOC130534202 gene encoding kynurenine 3-monooxygenase encodes MEETTSRSSSKVVAVVGGGLVGALNACFFAKRGFQVELFEAREDIRRARHMKGRSINLALSHRGRQALQHVGMEEKIVSQGIPMNARMIHSPSGKLSSIPYGKKGQFILSVDRANLNRELLTEAETYPNMQLNFDHKLQDWSAETGLMTFARSDGSVQEIQADLIVGCDGAFSAIRKQFLRRSRFNYSQTYIPHGYMELTMPPVHGEFAMEPNYLHIWPRNTFMMIALPNLDKTFTCTLFMPFEEFEKITTGEEVMEFFHRYFPDTIPLIGADALKRDYFRLPAQAMVSVKCSPYHIGDKCVLMGDAAHAVVPFYGQGMNAGFEDCVVFDEMMEQFKEDLSVVLPEYTRVRVPDDHAIADLAMYNYVEMRAHVNSRWFLFRKLLDNFLYAIMPKTIIPLYTMVTFTRTPYHEAVERWHWQNKVINGGLLLGATGAALGVACVLIKNPPDVNKLAGPAEKLWSRLMAVGAA; translated from the exons ATATCCGGCGGGCCAGACACATGAAGGGCCGCAGCATCAACCTGGCTCTGTCCCACAGGGGCCGACAGGCGCTGCAGCATGTGGGCATGGAGGAGAAA ATTGTCTCCCAGGGAATTCCGATGAACGCCAGAATGATCCATTCCCCGAGTGGAAAACTATCCTCAATCCCCTACGGCAAGAAAGGCCAG TTCATTCTGTCAGTCGACCGAGCCAATCTGAACAGGGAGCTGCTGACAG AGGCGGAGACGTATCCAAACATGCAGCTGAACTTTGACCACAAACTGCAGGACTGGAGCGCTGAAACGGGGCTGATGACCTTTGCCAG ATCAGACGGGTCCGTGCAGGAGATCCAGGCGGACCTGATTGTGGGTTGTGATGGAGCTTTTTCTGCCATCCGCAAGCAGTTCCTCCGCCGCAGCCGCTTCAACTACAGCCAGACGTACATCCCCCACGGCTACATGGAGCTCACCATGCCCCCCGTGCACGGAGAG TTTGCCATGGAGCCTAATTACCTGCACATCTGGCCCAGAAACACCTTCATGATGATCGCCCTGCCCAACCTG GACAAGACCTTTACCTGCACCCTCTTCATGCCCTTTGAGGAGTTTGAGAAGATCACCACAGGGGAGGAAGTCATGGAGTTTTTCCACCGTTACTTCCCCGACACAATACCGCTAATCGGAGC AGACGCTCTGAAGAGGGATTACTTCCGATTGCCCGCGCAGGCCATGGTGTCGGTCAAGTGCTCCCCGTATCACATCGGGGACAAATGCGTGCTGATGGGCGACGCGGCCCACGCCGTGGTGCCCTTCTATGGGCAGGGGATGAACGCT GGCTTTGAGGACTGTGTGGTTTTTGATGAAATGATGGAACAGTTCAAGGAGGATTTGA GTGTCGTACTTCCTGAGTACACGCGAGTGCGGGTCCCGGACGACCACGCCATCGCCGACCTGGCCATGTACAACTACGTAGAG ATGCGAGCTCACGTCAACTCCAGGTGGTTCCTCTTCAGGAAGCTCCTTGATAACTTCCTGTATGCCATCATGCCAAAGACAATCATTCCTCTTTATACAATG GTCACCTTCACTCGAACACCTTACCATGAAGCCGTGGAGCGCTGGCACTGGCAAAACAAG GTGATTAACGGCGGCCTGTTGCTGGGAGCGACCGGGGCAGCGTTGGGAGTCGCCTGCGTACTCATTAAAAATCCTCCCGACGTCAACAAGCTCGCCGGCCCGGCTGAGAAACTGTGGAGCCGACTGATGGCGGTCGGGGCGGCGTGA
- the LOC130534225 gene encoding ubiquitin carboxyl-terminal hydrolase 37-like: MATDKEQSYTCPVEAHISFQMLSTMLCHSCGHKSENMEECLNLSVAPEDTIMQGIQLYLKEQLLDYKCDCGASQTTEQRSFFTLPNVLIIHLLRFKWSYFAAQKIHKATCLSRELLLHTNQSSEKTKYTLKSIVNHLGSCTTSGHYICDGVYRNASQGDGNACWVTYDDDNVKETTFNHVCQQRQKTAYLLYYEKMEKD; this comes from the exons ATGGCAACTGACAAAGAGCAGAGCTACACCTGCCCTGTGGAGGCTCACATCAGCTTCCAGATGTTGAGCACCATGCTGTGCCACAG TTGTGGCCATAAATCTGAAAATATGGAGGAGTGTTTGAACCTGTCCGTGGCGCCTGAGGACACCATCATGCAAGGAATACAGCTGTACCTGAAA GAGCAACTGCTGGATTACAAATGTGACTGTGGCGCCTCCCAGACGACAGAGCAAAGATCCTTTTTCACTCTGCCAAA TGTGCTGATCATCCACCTATTGAGATTTAAGTGGTCCTACTTTGCTGCGCAAAAAATTCACAAAGCCACATGTTTAtccagggagctgctgctccataCAAATCAGAGCAGTGAGAAG aCAAAATATACTCTGAAGAGCATCGTCAACCATTTGGGGAGTTGCACTACCAGCG GCCATTACATTTGTGACGGAGTTTATCGAAACGCAAGCCAAGGGGATGGGAATGCCTGCTGGGTGACATATGATGACGACAATGTCAAAGAAACGACTTTTAACCACGTGTGCCAGCAGCGGCAGAAAACAGCGTATTTACTCTATtatgagaagatggagaaggattAG
- the opn3 gene encoding opsin-3 isoform X1, with product MNPANGSRSERSAEQLLFSGDTYRVLAFTIGTIGAFGFCNNFVVLALYCRFKRLRTPTNLLLVNISLSDLLVSLFGINFTFAACVQGRWTWTQATCVWDGFSNSLFGIVSIMTLAALAYERYIRVVHAQVVDFPWAWRAIGHIWLYALAWTGAPLLGWNRYTLEIHRLGCSLDWASKDPNDASFILLFLLACFFVPVGIMIYCYGNILYAVQMIRSIQDLQTVQIIKILRYEKKVSVMFFLMISCFLLCWTPYAVVSMMVAFGRRSMVSPTMAIIPSFFAKSSTAYNPLIYVFMSRKFRHCLLQLLCSRLSWLQRSLKERPLAPVQRPIRPIVMSRPCGKGNRPKKKVTFSSSSIVFIITTDDFGQLDVTSKSGDSADVNAIQVRPL from the exons ATGAATCCCGCCAACGGCAGCAGGAGCGAGCGCAGCGCGGAGCAGCTGCTGTTCAGCGGGGACACCTACAGGGTCCTCGCCTTCACCATCGGAACCATCGGAGCCTTCGGCTTCTGCAACAACTTTGTTGTCCTCGCGCTCTACTGCAGGTTCAAGAGGCTGCGCACGCCCACCAATTTACTGCTGGTCAACATAAGTTTGAGCGATTTGCTGGTGTCGCTCTTCGGGATAAACTTCACTTTTGCGGCGTGCGTCCAGGGCCGCTGGACCTGGACCCAGGCGACGTGCGTGTGGGACGGCTTCAGCAACAGCTTGTTCG GCATCGTCTCCATCATGACCCTGGCTGCGCTGGCCTACGAGCGCTACATCCGGGTGGTCCATGCTCAGGTGGTAGATTTCCCCTGGGCGTGGCGGGCCATCGGCCACATCTGGCTGTACGCCCTGGCCTGGACAGGAGCCCCTCTGCTGGGCTGGAACCGCTACACTCTGGAGATCCACCGGCTGGGCTGTTCTCTGGACTGGGCTTCTAAAGACCCAAACGAtgcctccttcatcctcttGTTCCTCCTCGCTTGTTTCTTTGTCCCTGTGGGCATCATGATCTACTGCTACGGGAACATCCTCTATGCAGTCCAGATG ATCCGCtccatccaggacctgcagACAGTTCAGATCATCAAGATCTTGCGGTATGAGAAGAAGGTCTCCGTTATGTTTTTCCTGATgatctcctgcttcctgctgtgctGGACGCCGTACGCCGTGGTGTCAATGATGGTGGCTTTTGGCAGGAGGAGCATGGTGTCTCCGACGATGGCCATCATTCCATCGTTCTTCGCCAAATCCAGCACAGCCTACAACCCCCTCATCTACGTGTTCATGAGCAGAAAG TTCAGGCactgcctgctgcagctgctctgctcccgGCTCTCTTGGCTGCAGCGCAGCCTCAAAGAACGGCCCCTCGCTCCGGTCCAGCGCCCCATCCGGCCCATCGTCATGTCCCGGCCTTGTGGCAAGGGGAACCGACCCAAGAAGAAGGTGACGtttagctcctcctccatcgtcttcatcatcaccaccgaCGACTTTGGTCAGCTGGACGTGACCTCTAAATCGGGGGATTCCGCGGACGTTAACGCCATCCAGGTGAGGCCGCTGTGA
- the opn3 gene encoding opsin-3 isoform X2: MNPANGSRSERSAEQLLFSGDTYRVLAFTIGTIGAFGFCNNFVVLALYCRFKRLRTPTNLLLVNISLSDLLVSLFGINFTFAACVQGRWTWTQATCVWDGFSNSLFGIVSIMTLAALAYERYIRVVHAQVVDFPWAWRAIGHIWLYALAWTGAPLLGWNRYTLEIHRLGCSLDWASKDPNDASFILLFLLACFFVPVGIMIYCYGNILYAVQMIRSIQDLQTVQIIKILRYEKKVSVMFFLMISCFLLCWTPYAVVSMMVAFGRRSMVSPTMAIIPSFFAKSSTAYNPLIYVFMSRKRWAKRSLLSCSHHSSGTACCSCSAPGSLGCSAASKNGPSLRSSAPSGPSSCPGLVARGTDPRRR, translated from the exons ATGAATCCCGCCAACGGCAGCAGGAGCGAGCGCAGCGCGGAGCAGCTGCTGTTCAGCGGGGACACCTACAGGGTCCTCGCCTTCACCATCGGAACCATCGGAGCCTTCGGCTTCTGCAACAACTTTGTTGTCCTCGCGCTCTACTGCAGGTTCAAGAGGCTGCGCACGCCCACCAATTTACTGCTGGTCAACATAAGTTTGAGCGATTTGCTGGTGTCGCTCTTCGGGATAAACTTCACTTTTGCGGCGTGCGTCCAGGGCCGCTGGACCTGGACCCAGGCGACGTGCGTGTGGGACGGCTTCAGCAACAGCTTGTTCG GCATCGTCTCCATCATGACCCTGGCTGCGCTGGCCTACGAGCGCTACATCCGGGTGGTCCATGCTCAGGTGGTAGATTTCCCCTGGGCGTGGCGGGCCATCGGCCACATCTGGCTGTACGCCCTGGCCTGGACAGGAGCCCCTCTGCTGGGCTGGAACCGCTACACTCTGGAGATCCACCGGCTGGGCTGTTCTCTGGACTGGGCTTCTAAAGACCCAAACGAtgcctccttcatcctcttGTTCCTCCTCGCTTGTTTCTTTGTCCCTGTGGGCATCATGATCTACTGCTACGGGAACATCCTCTATGCAGTCCAGATG ATCCGCtccatccaggacctgcagACAGTTCAGATCATCAAGATCTTGCGGTATGAGAAGAAGGTCTCCGTTATGTTTTTCCTGATgatctcctgcttcctgctgtgctGGACGCCGTACGCCGTGGTGTCAATGATGGTGGCTTTTGGCAGGAGGAGCATGGTGTCTCCGACGATGGCCATCATTCCATCGTTCTTCGCCAAATCCAGCACAGCCTACAACCCCCTCATCTACGTGTTCATGAGCAGAAAG CGTTGGGCTAAAAGGAGCCTGCTCTCGTGTTCCCACCACAGTTCAGGCactgcctgctgcagctgctctgctcccgGCTCTCTTGGCTGCAGCGCAGCCTCAAAGAACGGCCCCTCGCTCCGGTCCAGCGCCCCATCCGGCCCATCGTCATGTCCCGGCCTTGTGGCAAGGGGAACCGACCCAAGAAGAAGGTGA
- the LOC130534226 gene encoding ubiquitin hydrolase B-like, whose product MEECLNLSVAPEDTIMQGIQLYLKEQLLDYKCDCGASQTTEQRSFFTLPNVLIIHLLRFKWSYFAAQNIHRATCLSRELLLHTNQSSEKTKYTLKSIVNHLGSCTTSGHYICDGVYRNASQGDGNACWVT is encoded by the exons ATGGAGGAGTGTTTGAACCTGTCCGTGGCGCCTGAGGACACCATCATGCAAGGAATACAGCTGTACCTGAAA GAGCAACTGCTGGATTACAAATGTGACTGTGGCGCCTCCCAGACGACAGAGCAAAGATCCTTCTTCACTCTGCCAAA TGTGCTGATCATCCACCTATTGAGATTTAAGTGGTCCTACTTTGCTGCGCAAAATATACACAGAGCCACGTGTTTAtccagggagctgctgctccataCAAATCAGAGCAGTGAGAAG aCAAAATATACTCTGAAGAGCATCGTCAACCATTTGGGGAGTTGCACTACCAGCG GCCATTACATTTGTGATGGAGTTTATCGAAATGCAAGCCAAGGGGATGGGAATGCCTGCTGGGTGACATAA